Proteins found in one Brevibacillus brevis genomic segment:
- a CDS encoding metal ABC transporter ATP-binding protein has translation MESAIAVRGLHVSYFGNEVVRDVSFDVEVGSMVGIIGPNGAGKSTLIKALLELIPRDKGNVRIFGKETNEFRKKIAYVPQRSIIDWTFPITVMDTVLIGTYPSVGLFKFPKKKEKAWALECLRKVGLEDFRDRQIGELSGGQQQRVFLARALAQKPELLLLDEPFVGIDVASEDTIIRILKELQFQDKTIVVVHHDLSKAYAYFDQLLLMNKELIKFGTVDEVLNREVMSRAYSYQLPFLEKTEVLA, from the coding sequence ATGGAATCTGCTATCGCGGTAAGGGGCTTGCATGTCTCCTACTTTGGGAACGAAGTTGTTCGGGATGTTTCTTTTGATGTTGAAGTAGGGAGCATGGTTGGAATCATCGGTCCAAACGGGGCAGGGAAGTCAACCCTGATCAAAGCGCTCTTGGAACTCATTCCGAGAGATAAGGGGAATGTGCGGATTTTTGGGAAAGAGACAAATGAATTCCGGAAGAAAATCGCCTATGTACCACAGCGGAGCATAATTGATTGGACGTTTCCGATCACCGTCATGGATACAGTGCTGATCGGGACATACCCAAGTGTTGGACTGTTTAAATTTCCGAAGAAAAAGGAAAAAGCGTGGGCGTTGGAATGCCTGAGAAAAGTAGGGCTGGAGGATTTCCGCGACAGGCAGATTGGGGAGCTCTCCGGCGGGCAGCAACAGCGTGTCTTCCTGGCAAGGGCACTTGCGCAAAAACCAGAGCTGCTGCTTCTGGACGAGCCGTTTGTGGGAATTGATGTGGCGAGCGAGGATACCATCATTCGCATTTTGAAAGAGCTGCAATTTCAGGACAAAACAATCGTCGTCGTCCATCATGACTTGTCCAAAGCATATGCGTATTTTGATCAACTCCTTTTAATGAACAAAGAATTGATCAAGTTCGGTACGGTCGATGAAGTGCTGAATCGAGAAGTCATGTCGAGAGCATATTCCTATCAACTCCCATTTCTCGAAAAGACCGAGGTGCTTGCATAA